A region of Paraburkholderia largidicola DNA encodes the following proteins:
- a CDS encoding replication-associated recombination protein A, which produces MFEETRANVPLAERLRPRTIDDVIGQKHLLGPNKPLRVAFESGEAHSMILWGPPGVGKTTLARLMADAFHAQFIALSAVLSGVKDIREAVETAQIHRANGHQTLVFVDEVHRFNKSQQDAFLPHVESGLFVFVGATTENPSFEVNSALLSRAAVYVLKSLDADEQRELLDRAQKELGGYTFTDEARDALIGSADGDGRKLLNNMEIVARAAAQQKKTDIDGELLASALSENLRRFDKGGDAFYDQISALHKSVRGSNPDGALYWFCRMLDGGADARYLSRRLVRMAWEDIGLADPRAARIALDAAETYERLGTPEGELALAQAVIYLAVAPKSNAGYNAYNQARSFVGKDQSRAVPVHLRNAPTKLMKELGYGHEYRYAHDEPDAYAAGETYLPDGMRDPHWYQPTPRGLEGKIGEKLSRLADLDAQWRSENRKKS; this is translated from the coding sequence ATGTTCGAAGAAACCCGCGCCAATGTTCCGCTCGCCGAGCGCCTGCGGCCCCGCACCATCGACGATGTCATCGGGCAGAAGCATCTGCTCGGCCCGAACAAGCCGCTGCGCGTCGCGTTCGAGTCGGGCGAAGCGCACTCGATGATCCTCTGGGGCCCGCCGGGCGTCGGCAAGACCACGCTCGCGCGGCTGATGGCCGACGCGTTTCATGCGCAGTTCATCGCGCTGTCGGCGGTGCTGTCGGGCGTGAAGGATATCCGCGAAGCCGTCGAAACCGCGCAGATCCATCGCGCCAACGGTCATCAGACGCTGGTGTTCGTCGACGAAGTCCATCGCTTCAACAAGAGCCAGCAAGACGCGTTCTTGCCGCACGTCGAGTCGGGGTTGTTCGTGTTCGTCGGCGCGACGACGGAAAACCCGTCGTTCGAGGTGAACAGCGCGTTGCTGTCGCGGGCCGCCGTCTACGTGCTCAAGAGTCTCGACGCCGACGAGCAGCGCGAACTGCTGGACCGCGCGCAGAAGGAGCTGGGCGGCTATACCTTCACCGACGAAGCGCGCGACGCCTTGATCGGTTCGGCCGACGGCGACGGCCGCAAGCTGCTGAACAATATGGAGATCGTCGCGCGCGCGGCGGCGCAGCAGAAGAAAACGGATATCGACGGCGAACTGCTCGCCAGCGCGCTATCCGAAAACCTGCGCCGCTTTGACAAGGGCGGCGATGCGTTCTACGACCAGATCAGCGCCTTGCACAAGTCGGTGCGCGGCAGCAATCCGGACGGCGCGCTGTACTGGTTTTGCCGGATGCTCGATGGCGGCGCGGACGCGCGTTACCTGTCGCGGCGCCTCGTGCGGATGGCATGGGAAGACATCGGCCTCGCCGATCCACGCGCCGCGCGCATCGCGCTCGACGCCGCCGAAACCTACGAACGTCTCGGCACCCCCGAAGGCGAGCTGGCGCTCGCGCAGGCGGTGATCTATCTCGCTGTCGCGCCGAAGTCGAACGCGGGGTACAACGCGTACAACCAGGCGCGCAGCTTCGTCGGCAAGGACCAGTCGCGGGCCGTGCCCGTCCATCTGCGCAACGCGCCGACGAAACTGATGAAGGAACTCGGCTACGGCCACGAGTACCGCTACGCGCACGACGAACCCGACGCCTATGCCGCCGGCGAAACCTATCTGCCCGACGGGATGCGCGACCCGCACTGGTATCAGCCGACGCCGCGCGGGCTCGAAGGCAAGATCGGCGAGAAGTTGTCGCGTCTTGCCGACCTAGATGCGCAATGGCGCAGCGAGAACCGCAAGAAAAGCTGA
- the serS gene encoding serine--tRNA ligase: protein MLDIQLLRKDIDGVAKRLADRGYTLDVAAFSALEAERRAIQTRTEELQAKRNSLSKQIGAMKGRGEDTSAVMAEVGGLGDEMKASAVQLEDIQKRLSDLLLGVPNLPHESVPVGNDEAGNVEVRRWGTPRQFDFEVKDHVDVGTPLGLDFETGAKLSGARFTMLRGQIARLHRALAQFMIDTHTQQHGYTEIYTPYIVNPEILFGTGQLPKFADDMFRVEKGGGENTVTQYLISTSEISLTNTVRESIVDANELPIKLTAHSPCFRSEAGSYGRDTRGMIRQHQFDKVEMVQVVAPDTSYDALEQMVTHAETILQKLELPYRVITLCTGDMGFSATKTYDLEVWLPAQNTYREISSCSNTEAFQARRMQARFRNAQGKPELVHTLNGSGLAVGRTLVAVLENFQNADGSVTVPAALRPYLGGVERLEVMASA, encoded by the coding sequence ATGCTTGACATCCAGCTGCTGCGCAAAGACATCGATGGCGTCGCGAAACGCCTCGCCGATCGCGGCTACACCCTCGACGTCGCGGCTTTCTCCGCGCTCGAAGCCGAACGCCGCGCCATCCAGACCCGTACCGAAGAGCTGCAGGCAAAGCGCAACAGTCTGTCGAAGCAGATCGGCGCGATGAAAGGGCGGGGCGAGGACACGTCGGCGGTGATGGCCGAAGTGGGCGGACTCGGCGACGAGATGAAGGCGTCGGCGGTGCAGCTCGAAGACATCCAGAAGCGTCTGTCCGACCTGCTGCTCGGCGTGCCGAACCTGCCGCACGAAAGCGTCCCCGTCGGCAACGACGAAGCGGGCAATGTCGAAGTGCGCCGCTGGGGCACGCCGCGTCAGTTTGATTTCGAGGTGAAGGATCACGTCGACGTCGGCACGCCGCTCGGCCTCGATTTCGAAACGGGTGCGAAGCTCTCGGGCGCGCGCTTCACGATGCTGCGCGGACAGATCGCGCGTCTGCACCGCGCGCTCGCGCAGTTCATGATCGACACGCACACGCAGCAGCACGGCTACACGGAAATCTACACGCCGTACATCGTCAATCCTGAAATCCTGTTCGGCACGGGCCAGTTGCCCAAGTTCGCCGACGACATGTTCCGTGTCGAAAAGGGCGGTGGCGAAAACACGGTCACGCAGTATCTGATCTCGACGTCGGAAATCTCGCTGACGAACACGGTGCGCGAGAGCATCGTCGATGCCAACGAACTGCCTATCAAGCTGACGGCGCACTCGCCGTGCTTCCGTTCGGAAGCGGGTTCGTACGGCCGCGACACGCGTGGCATGATCCGTCAGCATCAGTTCGACAAGGTCGAGATGGTGCAGGTCGTTGCGCCGGACACGTCGTATGACGCGCTCGAGCAGATGGTCACGCACGCGGAAACGATCCTGCAGAAGCTCGAACTGCCGTATCGCGTAATCACGCTTTGCACGGGCGACATGGGCTTTTCGGCGACGAAGACCTATGACCTCGAAGTGTGGCTGCCGGCGCAGAACACCTATCGCGAAATTTCGAGCTGCTCGAATACGGAAGCGTTCCAGGCGCGCCGGATGCAGGCGCGCTTCCGCAACGCGCAGGGCAAGCCCGAGCTCGTGCATACGCTCAACGGCTCGGGGCTGGCGGTCGGCCGGACGCTCGTCGCGGTGCTTGAGAACTTCCAGAACGCGGACGGCTCCGTGACGGTGCCGGCGGCATTGCGTCCGTACCTCGGTGGCGTTGAACGCCTCGAAGTGATGGCGTCGGCCTGA